Proteins co-encoded in one Taeniopygia guttata chromosome 4, bTaeGut7.mat, whole genome shotgun sequence genomic window:
- the RNF4 gene encoding LOW QUALITY PROTEIN: E3 ubiquitin-protein ligase RNF4 (The sequence of the model RefSeq protein was modified relative to this genomic sequence to represent the inferred CDS: deleted 2 bases in 1 codon), whose translation MFPACLSPHLHFITGCGKTQLIFFLYSVFGIIESLEVHHPLIFRNLEFLSGSYLKESKEIIAVASLPLLLWCLYLFFSGLRSRNAMSTTQRKRRGGTVNSRQARKRSRLMASTAEMASEAEPIELEESAGEEVVDLTCESSDPVVVDLTHNDSVVIVEENQRQRRNLRLRSQRQADSCVLSSDDEDETRDNDVYVADKASRELGPLEEETASSKPSGTVSCPICMDVYSEIVQSGRLIVSTKCGHVFCSQCLRDSLRNANSCPTCRKKLTHRQYHPIYI comes from the exons ATGTTCCCCGCCTGCCTCAGCCCGCACCTGCACTTCATTACAGGATGTGGAAAGACTcaactcatt ttttttctttattctgtttttGGGATTATTGAAA GTTTGGAAGTACATCATCCTCTCATCTTCAGAAACCTGGAGTTTTTATCAGGGAGCTACCTAAAGGAATCTAAGGAAATTATAGCTGTAGCTTCCTTGCCATTACTTTTGTGGTGTTTGTACCTCTTTTTCAGTGGTTTGAGATCAAGAAACGCTATGAGCACA ACTCAACGGAAGCGCCGTGGAGGAACAGTTAATTCTAGGCAAGCTCGAAAAAGAAGCAGGCTAATGGCTTCTACTGCTGAAATGGCTTCAGAAGCAGAGCCAATAGAACTTGAAGAAAGTG CTGGTGAAGAAGTAGTAGATCTCACATGTGAATCTTCTGATCCTGTAGTCGTTGATCTAACTCATAATGATTCCGTTGTG ATTGTTGAAG agAACCAACGACAAAGGAGAAATCTGAGACTAAGAAGCCAACGACAGGCAGACAGCTGTGTACTGAGTAgtgatgatgaagatgaaaCAAGAGATAATGATGTGTATGTGGCTGATAAAGCATCTCGAGAACTGGGACCACTGGAAGAGGAAACTGCAAGTTCAAA GCCGTCGGGTACTGTTAGCTGTCCAATTTGCATGGATGTCTACTCAGAG ATTGTGCAAAGTGGACGGCTGATTGTGTCAACAAAATGTGGCCATGTCTTCTGCAGTCAGTGCCTCCGTGACTCCCTTAGGAATGCCAACTCTTGCCCAACCTGCAGGAAGAAACTCACTCACAGACAGTATCATCCCATTTATATATGA